The Geothrix oryzae DNA window CCGGCCGGTGAGCGGCTATTCCACCGGCATGCGGCAGCGGGTGAAGCTGGCCCAGGCCCTGGTGCACAGCCCCGAGCTGATCTTCCTGGACGAGCCCACCAACGGCCTCGATCCCGACGGCCGCCGCCGCATGCTGGACCTGGTGCTGCGGGTCCACGCGGAGCTGGGCACGGGCGTCATCCTGGCCTCGCACCTGCTGGGCGATGTGGAGCGCGTGGCCGACCAGCTGGTGATCCTCGACCAGGGCCAGATCAAGGCGGCGGGCTCCATGGCGGGGCTGCGCAAGGCCCTGGCGCGGCGCGTGGAGCTGCGTTTCCTCGATCCGCTGGACGCGGCCCAGGAAGCCGCCTTGGCGGAGCTGGGCGCCGTGCTGGAAGGCCGGAACGGCCTCTATGACCTGGAGCTGGTCGAGGCCGATCCCAAGGCCGCCTTCCGCTGGGCCGAAGGCCACGGCGCCACCCTGGTGCAGCTCACGCCGCGCCACGACCGCCTGGACGAAGTGCTGCTGCGGGCCCTCCATGGGGCCCCGGCGACCGCTGGAACGGGAGCCTGACGATGCCCATCTACGCCCCCACCCTTCCGCCGGCCCCGGACCTCGGCCACGGCCATCCCCCGGTCCTGGTGCTCCTGCGTTTCGACTTCGCCCGGCTCTGGCGCCAGAAGATCGGCCGCTTCTTCGGCTTCGCCTTCCTCATGCTCCTGATCTGGAAGGTCGCGCGCATCTATGTGGACCACCTGCTCCAGACGAACCAGGCCTTCAAGTCCATGCAGGACTTCGCCAAGACGATCCTCACCCAGGGCGCGGACTTCCAGGCGGACCTGCTGAATCCGGCTAGCTACCTGCTCTGGTTCCTGGTGGCCCTGGTGGGCGGTGGACTCGTGGCGAGGGACACGCTCTACCGCGTGCGGCCTCTGATGTACGCGCACCCCGTGGCGCCCCGGGACTACCTGCTCGCCAAGCTCAGCTTCGCCTCGGCCCTGCCTTTCGCCATCCTGCTGCCCTTCGCGCTGCTGCCCTGGCTGATGTCCCTGCTGCTGGCCGGCACGAACGGGCCGGTGTGGGTGACGGCACCCCTCCGCCTGCTGCCGGCCATGGCCATCAGCTCGGTGCTCATGGGCTCGCTGGCCGTGGGCGCCTCCAGCATGGCCGCCACGCCCCGGGCCGGCATCGGCTGGGTGCTGGGCCTCGTGCTGGGCGCGGGCACCCTGGCTTCCATGATCCACGGACTCACGGGCATCCGGGCCATCGACGGCTTGAATCCCGTCATGCTGGCGGAGGCCTGGCCCCAACTCTTCGTGGGCGTCGCCCGTCCCCTGGTGGGATGGGTCCCGGCGCTTCTCGGCACCGCCTTCCACATCGGCCTCTGGACCTTCGTGGCGGCCCGGCGGACCCAGCCCTCGGAGGCGGTGATTTGATGATCTCCCTCGACCGCGCCTCCCTCCGCTACGGCCCCATCCTGGGCCTCAGCCCCACGACCTTCGAACTTCCGGACGGCGGCGGCATCACGGGCCTGCTGGGCCCCAACGGTGCCGGCAAGTCCTCGCTGCTGCAGCTGCTCTCCGGCCTGCTGCCGCCTTCGGGCGGTGAGGTGAAGGTCTTCGGCGAAGCCCCCTTCCGCAATCCCGCCGTGCTCGCCCGCCTGGGGCTCGTGCCCGAAGGCGATCGGCTGCCCTCGGGGCTGCGCGCCGATCGCTGGCTCCACATGATGGGCGAGCTCTCGGGGCTGTCGGGCGACGGCCTGAAGGTCGCGGTGAGCCGGGCCCTGGACACCGTGGGCATGGCCGACCGCGCCCACCTCACCTTCGCCCGCATGTCCAAGGGCATGCGCCAGCGCATCCGCCTGGCCCAGGCCCTGCTGCATGGGCCGCAGCTGCTCATCCTCGACGAGCCCTTCAACGGGCTGGATCCGGAAGCGCGCCTCACGCTCATGGCCCTGCTGCGGGATCTGGCCGCCAAGGGCGCGCGGGTCCTGGTGTCGAGCCACATCCTCGGCGAGATCGCCCAGCTCACGGACCGCATCCTCCTGCTGTTCCGCGGCCGTCTGCTGGCCGAGGGCACGGTCACGGAAATCCGGCAGCTGCTGGATCGCCACCCGGTGGAACTGCGCCTCACGGGAGAGGCCCAGGTGCTGGCCCGCTGGGCCGTGGAGCAGCCGGAGCTGGCGGCCCTGCGCATGGAGGACGGCGCCGTGGTGATCTCGGTGAGTTCCCCCAGGGACATCCTGCCCCGCCTGCAGAAGGCCGCGGCCGAGGGCGGCATCCCGCTGCGCGCCCTGGATCCCCTGGACCTGAACCTGGATGCCGTTTTCCAATACCTCACGAAGGATCACGCCTGATGCTGTCCGGGGGTTCCTCGCTGCTCGAACACCCCCGGGCCTCCGCGCCCCGGGCGGGCGGAGACCGCTCAGGGCGAGGCTTCTCCGATGATGCGACCCGACCTGATCCCACCCAACTCAATCCCACTTGGGGGAATCCATGATCGCCACGGCACCCTCTCCCCTAGCGACCCTCCGCGCCACGGCCCGCGGCTACGCGCCCCGCGTCCTGCAGGGGCGCGGCTGGGTGCTGGCCGCGCTCGTGGCGGTTCCCGTGGGGCTCAGCCTGCTTCTGTCCGTGATCGCCCGCCTCAAGGGGGCCGATGGCGATCCGGCCGAGGTCCTGAAGGTCTTCCATGAAGTGCTGGTGAAGATGATGCTGCCCATCATGGCCCTGGTGGCCGCGCCCGCAGGCATCCGCGAGGATCTGGAACAGCGCACGCTGCCCCTGCTGCTGGTGCGTCCTGCGCCCGCCTGGGCCCTGCCCCTGGGCAAGGGACTGCCCTGGTTCGCCTGGGGGGCCCTCTGGCTGATCCTCGGCGCCCTGGGCCTCCAGATCGTCGGCGGGGACCCGGCCCTCCTGCCCGGCCGCATCCTGGCCCTGGTGGGAGCCTGGTGGGGCGAGCTGGCCCTGATGACGCTGGCGGGCCTGCTCTTCAAGCGCGGCACGCTGTGGGGCGCTCTCTACTTCTTCCTGTGGGAGCCGCTGGTGCGGATCTTCCCGCCGTTCCTGCAGCGCCTCACCTTCACCCACCACATCGAAAGCCTGGCCGGCAGCCGCGCCGGCCAGGTGCAGGCCCATCAGTTGCTGGCCCAGGAGCAGGTGAGCACCCAGCCGGCGCTGGCCCTCCTCGCCCTCCTCGTCTTCGGCGCCCTCTGCTGGGCCCTGGCCGGCTGGAAGCTCCACCGCACCCCCGTGGGACTGGCGGGGAGCGAGGCGGAGGGCTGATTTACCCCATTGCCCCTGCCAGGCGTCGTCCGAAGGGAAGCCTCAGGGGAGGAGCACCAGGGCGCCCCGCGTCGCCCGGGATTCGAGCAGAGCGTGGGCTCGGCCGGCCTCCCGCAGGGGAAGCGTGCCGTGGATGTGGGCCCGGATGATCCCCTGCGCCTGCGCGGCGAACACCTCCGCCGCGGCAGCGCGGAGAGCGGCGGGATCGGCGATGTGGTGGAAGATGCTGGGCCGCTGGAGGGCGAGGGAGCCGCGCTTTGCCAGCTCGGCGGGATCCACCATGGGCAGGGGGCCGCTGCTCCGGCCGAAGGAGGCCAGGAGCCCGAAGGGGGCCAGGCTGCCCAGGGAGGCGTCGAAGGTGTCGCATCCGATCGAATCGAACACGGTGCCCACGCCGCGGCCGCCCGTGATCCGGCGGACCTCGGTGGGCACCTGGTCATAGGCGGCGCCCCGGGGCACGACGAGGACGGCTTCAGCACCTTCGGCCCGAACTGCCGTGGCCTTCTCCTCGCTGCCCACCACGCCGATGACCCTGCCGCCTTCGCGGGCCAGCCACCGGGTCAGCATGAGCCCCACGCCCCCCGCCGCGGCGTGGACCAGGACCCAGGGCCCGGCCCCGGCTCGCCACACCCGCCGGACCAGCATGTGCGCCGTCAGGCCCTTGAAGAGGAGGGCGGCCGCCACCTCGTCGGACAGGCCCGCGGGCAGCGGCACCAGGCGGTCGGCGGGGTGGTTTCGCGCCTCTGAGTAGGCGCCCGTGGGCCCGTTCACATAGGCGACCCGTTGGCCCACCGCCAGACCCGTCACACCGGGCCCCAGGGCTTCCACGACCCCGGCGGCTTCGAAGCCCGGCACTGCCGGCAGGGGCACGGGGTAGGCCCCGCTGCGGTGGTAGATGTCGATGTAGTTCACGCCGATGGCCGTGTGGCGCAAGCGGACCTCGCCTGGCCCGGGGGCGGGGAGGTCCGCCTGCACCCACTGGAGGACCTCGGGGCCGCCGGGCGCGGTGAACTGGATGCGATGGCTCATGGGGCCTCCTATTGTTCGATTGTCATCAAACAATAGATAGGTATATCCATCGGGGGGCTCGGGTCAATAAAAATAGTTTGAATACAATCAAAATATTTGATTGATGAATCCCGAAACCGGGCATCCTGGATCCATGCGGAACCTCCATCATCCTGAGCGCGAACAACTCGATCTCCCCGCGGTGCTCTACGCGCTGAGCGATCCCACGCGCCTGGAGATCGTGCGAAAGCTGGCCGGAGAGGGGGAGCGGGCCTGCGGGACCTTCGGCCTGCCTGCCACCAAGGCCACGCTGAGCCACCACTTCAAGGTCCTGCGGGAGGCCGGGCTCATCCAGACCCGGGTGGAGGGCGTCCATCGCTACAACAGCCTGCGGAAGCCGGATCTGGACGCCCGCTTCCCGGGTCTGCTGAAGGCGATCCTCAAGGCCACCGCCCCCCGTTGAGGCGGAGCTTCGAGCCGCCAGGGCGATAGACTGGCTGAATGGCCGAACCCTTCCGCACCGTCACGCCTGCAGGCACCGAGATCCTGATCGAGCCCCTTCCCCATGTGCGGAGCTGCGCCGTGGGCTTCTGGGTGCGGCGGGGCTCCCGTCACGAGGCGGCCTCCGAGGAGGGCCTGGCCCACTTCCTCGAGCACACGGTCTTCAAGGGCACGGCGGCCTATCCCACGCCCGACGAGCTGGCCGCCGCCACCGACCGCCTGGGCGGCCATGTGGACGCCTTCACGGGAAAGGAAGTGGCCTGCTTCTACGGCAAGGTGCTGTCGGACCAGCTGCCGGAGCTGATCCACCTGCTGGGCGAGCTGGTGACCGCACCCCGCTTCGATGCCGAGGAACTGGTCCGCGAGCGCAGCGTCATCCTCGAAGAAATCGCGCAAAGCGAGGACCAGCCGGACGACTGGGTGAGCGAACTGTTCTACGGCGGCTTCTGGGAAGGCACGCCCCTGGCCCATCCCATCCTGGGCAGCCGGGAGCAGGTGTCGGGGTACGGCCCGGCGGAAGCCAGGGCCTTCTTCGACCACACCTACCGGGCGCCGAACCTGGTGGTGGCTGCCGCGGGCGCCCTCGAGGTGCAGCCCTTCCTCGCATTGCTGAAGCCCATCCTCGATCGCCTGCCCAAGGGCACGGACCACGCGCCCGGCGCCCTCGCGCGCACCCGCCCCTTCCTGCTGAATGTGCCGCGGAAGGATCTCCAGCAGGCCAACCTCGTCATGGGCTTCCCCGCGCCGGACCACCACTCGCCGGATCGCGCGGCAGCCCATCTGCTGAGCCATGTGCTGGGCGGCGGCATGGCCTCGCGGCTCTTCATGGAGCTGCGGGAGCGCCGGGGCCTCTGCTACCAGGTGGGGAGCTACCTCAGCCCCTACGCCGACACGGGCGCCCTGCAGATCACCGCCAGCTGCGCCCCCGCCCAGCTGCGGGAGCTGGTGCAGCGAACCATGGCCGAATGCGCGCGGGTCCGCGACCGGGGCGTGGAGGCCGACGAATTGGAGCGCGCCAAGCTCCAGGCCCGCACCAGCCTCGTGTTCAGCCAGGAAAGCAGCAGCAGCCGCATGTTCAGCCTGGCCCACCAGGCCGTCCACCACGGCGAGCTGCGCAGCCTCGATCAGCAGATGGCGGAGATCGAGGCCGTCACCCCGGCGGATCTTCTCAGGGTGGCGCAGGCCCTGCTCGACCCCGCCCAGCTCGGCCTCAGCGCTCTCGGCACTCGCCGCGGCTGCGACATCCGGCCTCAGGACCTGGTGGCCTGAGCTACAGCGCCCCCGCGAGGCGGCGCACGGCCTCCTCCAGCTCCCCTTCGTCCAGCGCCGAGAACCCGAGGCGCAGGTTGGGCAGCGGCCGGCCCTGGAAGTCGAAGGCGCGGCCCGTGATGAGGGCCACGCCCGCCCGCCGCGCCCGGGCCGTCCAGGCCTCTGCGTCGATCGCCGGATCCACGCGCAGCCAAAGGCACATGCCCCCGGCCGGGAGGTCGAAGGTCACGGCCCCGTCCAGGTGCCGGCGCAGGGCTCCGGCCAGGACCTCTCGCCGGGCCTGGTAGATCCGCCGCATCTTCCGCGCATGCCGCTGGATCAGCCCGTCCTCCAGGAGCTCCGCCGCCGCCCGCTGGAGCACCTGGTCCCCCTGGCCGTCGGCGGCCTCGCGCCGGGCGGCCAGGAGCTCCACCAGGGCGCGGGGCCCCGCCACGAAGCCCAGGCGGAGCCCGGGGGCGAGGATCTTCGACAGGGTCCCCAGGTAGATCACGACGCCGCCCGGATCCTCGCACGCCAGCGGGAGCACGGGGCGACCCTCGAAGTGGAACTCGTTGTCGTAGTCGTCCTCCAGGACGGCGATCCGATGGCGCGCGGCCAGGTCCAGGAGGCGCATGCGGCGGGCGGCGCCCATGGTCACGGTGGTGGGGAACTGGTGGTGGGGGGTCAGGTAGACCGCGCGGATGGGTCCCTCGGCCAGCCGCGCCGCCAGGGCCTCCACCCGGAGGCCCGCCTCGTCCACCGGCACTGGCACGAGTTCCGCTCCTGCGGCCCGCAAGGTGGCCCAGGTGGCGGGATAGCCCGGGTCTTCCACGGCCACCCGGTCGCCGGGCCGGATCAGGGTCCGCGCCACCAGGTCCAGGGCGCCCTGGCTGCCGCCCGTGATCATCAGGCGGCCTTCGTCCACGGCCAGGCCGCGCATCTCGGAGAGGAGCCGGGCCAGGGCGGCGCGCAGCCGCGGCTCTCCGCGCGCATCCCCGTACCCGAGCAGCTCCCGGCTGCCGAGGGCGCGGCGGTAGGCCCGGGCCAGGAGGTCCGTGGGCACGAGGCGCAGGTCTGGCAATCCGCCGCCAAAGGCCAGGAGGCCCGGTTCCCGCAGGCTCTTCCGCGGGCGCGGCGCCGGCAGGTCGTAGCCTGCCCGGCCCATCGCCTCGGTCCGCGGACCGGCGGGGGTCTGTGGCAGATCCCGGGCGATCCGGGTGGTGCGCTGCTCGGCCACGGTCCAGCCCTCGGCCTCCAGCTCGCGGTAGGCGGCCAGCACGGTGTTGCGGTGGACGCCCAGCGTATCGGCGAGGGTGCGCGAGCCGGGCAGAGGGTCTCCCGGGCGCAGGCGCCCGCGCCGGATGTCCGCCCGGATGGCCTGGGCGATCTGCTGGAAGACCGGTTCCCGCGAGGGACCGGCATGGAGAGCGACGGGAAAGGTCCAGGGACGCATGGTCTAGTTGTAATGATAAAAATGGATCTTTTCAATGTGCCATGTCACCCGATCCTGGAGATGGCCACCCCGGCCCCGGAGGCTCCATGCGCACCTCGAAACCCCATCCCGACCTCGCCCCCAAGGGCTACCAGGGCCTGCTCCAGGTCGTCCGGCATGTCAGCGCCTCGGGGCTGGAGCACGGCCTGCTTCACCTCCTCGAAGTGCGGGCCTCCCAGATGAACGGCTGCGCCTTCTGCATGGACATGCACGCCACGGCGGCACTGGAGGGCGGCGAGTCCGAGCGTCGCCTGAACCTCCTGGCCGCCTGGCGCGAGGCGCCCCTGTTTTCCCCCCGCGAGCGTGCGGCCCTGGCCTGGACCGAGGCGCTGACGGACCTGGGCCGGCACGGAGCCGACGATGCCCTTTACACGGCCACCCGCGAGCACTTCACCGAGCAGGAGATGGTGGACCTGACCTACGCCATCGCCCTCATCAACGCCTGGAACCGCTTGGGCGTGGGTCTTCAGCCCGACCTCCCCGGGGTATCCGCATGAGCGCCGCCCTCACCTACAGCCTGGATCGGCGGCCGGAGGCGGAGGCGATCCGGGCCCTGTACGCCGCCGCGCCCCTGCGCCGTCCCATCCACGATCCCGAGCGCATCCGCCGCATGTTCGACGGCTCCAATGTCGTGATCTCGGCCTGGGACGGGGAGCGTCTCGTGGGTCTGCTGCGCGGCTGGACGGACTTCGTCTACGACGGGTACATCTGCGACCTCGCGGTCCACCCCGCCCACCAGAAGGCGGGTGTGGGGCGCCGCCTGCTGGAGCTGGCTCAGGGGCTCGACGAGGGCATCCAGTGGGTCCTCCAGGCCGCGCCCCTTGCCCGGGACTACTACGCCCGGGTGGGCTGGCAGAAGATCGAGAACGGCTGGAAGATGGACCGCGCAGGCTGGAGGCCCGGGCCCTACGAGGCCTACCAGGCGGAGCACGCGGACCTGGCGGCGAAGGCATGAGGGAGCCGTCACGCCCGGTCCTGGCGCGGTGGGCCCTGCGCTACGCCCGCCTGGCCCTGGGGGCGGCCTTCCTCTCCGGCATCGCCTCCCGCTTCGGCCTCTGGGGCCCGGGCCGGGGTTACGGATCCTTCGCGAACTTCCTGAAGTACACGGCCCAGGTGAACAGCTTCATGCCCGCATCGACCATCCCCTTCCTCGCCTGGGCGGCCACGGCCGCCGAGCTGCTCCTGGGTCTGGCCCTGCTGCTGCCGCTCCGCGGCGGTGCCGCCCGGGCGGTGGCGCTGGGCAGCGCCGCGCTCCTGGCGGTCTTCGGCCTCGCCATGGCCCTGTCCTTCGGCCTGAAGGAACCGCTCGACTATTCGGTCTTCTCGGCCTCCTCGGCGGCCCTGCTCCTGGCCCTGCACCCTTCTCCGGATTCCTGAGGCCCCATGAACGACCTGTCCCTCTACCTCGCGTCCGTGCTGATCTGGGGGTCCACCTGGATCGCCATCACCTTCCAGTACGGACGGGTGGCCCCTGAAGTCTCCGTGGTCTACCGCTTCGGCCTCGCCTCACTCCTGCTGGCGGCCTGGTGCTTCCTGCGGGGGCTGAAGCTTCGATTCACGCGGCGCGAACACGGCTGGCTGGCCCTCCAGGGCGCCCTGATGTTCGGAATCAACTATGTCTGCGTGTACCTTGCGGAGCAGCGGATCCCTTCTGGCCTCATGGCGGTGGTCTTCTCCCTGCTGGCCATCCTCAACCTCTTGGGCGCGCGGCTCTTCTTCGGAACCCCCTTGGCCGGAAAGGCTCTCGGGGGCGTGGCCCTCGGCGTGGCGGGCGTGGGGATCGTCTGCCTGCCCGGGGCGGGATCGACCTTCGGCACGGCGTCCCTCCGCGCGGGGCTGGCCCTGGCGCTGGGCGGGACCGTGGCCGCCAGCCTCAGCAACCTGGTTTCTCAGCGCAATCAACGGCACGGCATCCCGGTGATGCAGGGCAACGCGGTGAGCATGGCCTACGGCGCGACCTTCGTGGCCCTCTATTGCGCGCTCTCGGGCCGACCGTTCACCTTCGACTCGTCTCTCCACTACCTGGGTTCCCTGGCCTTCCTGTCCGTGTTCGGGTCGATCCTGGCCTTCGGCGCCTACCTCACGCTCGTGGGCCGCATCGGGGCGGGGCGGGCGGGCTACGCGATGGTGGCCATCCCCGTGGTGGCCCTGGCCCTCTCCACGGCCATGGAAGGCCTCCGATGGCACTGGGGCCTGGCCCTGGGCGCGGGCCTCTGCCTGGCGGGTAATGCCCTGGTGTTGCCCCGACCGCCCCAACCCAAGGAGGCCCCTGTCTGAACTCTGGGGCTGTGCCCCGACGAGGCTAATGGGGCGGCATCTGGGTTCCCCAGTAGCAATCGCGGAACAGGGGACTGAAATCCTTCCTGCCGGCCATAGTAGCGACCTGCTCGACGGAGGCGGTGGTCACGGTCTTCCAGCGGAAGTTGGCGATGATGGACTTCATGAAGATCGCGAAGGCCTTGTCGCCCATCTCCTTGTGCATGGCGGCGAGAATGAGCGCGCCCTTCTCGTAGAGGAGGGAAGTGCGCGCCATGAAGGAGCCTCGGGGGTCGTCGAGCCAACGGAGTCGGTTGGCGAAGGGGATGGTGCCCGATCCCGCGTAGGCCGAGGCCTGGTTCCGCCAGCGGCTCAGCAGGCCTTCGTAGGCGCTCGTCCCCTGGTTCTTCATGCTGCGCATGGCCAGGGCCGAGGCATAGTTCGCAAAGGATTCGGTGATCCACTGCTCTTCGGAGGAGGGCATCTTCACGAGGTGGCCCCAGTACTGGTGAGCGATCTCGTGGGCGAAGCGCTGGTTGATGCCCTTCGTGAAGAAGCTGCTGATGGTGTCCATTTTCGAGTCGAAGGCTTCGTTGGTGATGATCATCATTCCGGGAGGGGCCTGGCCGTAGCCGAGGGAATTGACCTGGATGATGTCGAACTCCGGGAAGGGGAAGGCTTCGAACAGATCCTCGTAGAAGCCGATGGTCTGCCGGGCGATGTCGATGAGCCGCTTCTGCATGCTGCCGCCCTTGTTGCCGTAGGTGGCCACGCGGATGGTGAGGCCGTCCTTGGTGTCTTCGACGAGGCTGTAGGCCCCTGCGAACATGGAGAAGAACTGCACAGGCTTGTCGATGCGGACTTCGAGAAGGTTCCCGGCCTCGCTCTGGATGCGCCGCAGGGTCCGTCCGGGAGCGACCGGCACATCGTCCTTGGGCGTCTGGATCAGGGCGTGGACCGTGTAGGCCTGTCCCTCCATGTCCGGTTGCGGGAACCAGGGCTCGACGCCGAGTTCCCAGTAGTTGTCGCCGCCGGGGCGGAGCAGGATCGGACCGCCGTATTCGAAGGTCAGGGTGAAGGGCTGTCCCGCTGGGTGGGGGTGATCGAGCTGGACGAGGAGGGTGTCGTTCCGGTGATGGAAGGCGAGGCTGCGGCCCTCGGCGTCGAGCACCCGGGAGACCTTGTAGATCCCCCGCTTGTAGGCCCGGTCCACGAGGTCGTAGAGGTTCAGCGACAGGACGGCCAGGCCTTCATCCCCGGCGGCCAGGGTCTCGGTGACCTTCAGATCGGCTCCGCCCTTCCCAGCCTTCATGTCGATGTCGACGGCCGTGAGGTTGAGCAGCGGCGCCAGCGGCGCCTTCCAGGTCCAGCCGATGGGCTGCTCGGACAACAGGATCCGCCGCAGACCATCGTAAATGGCGGGCCGATAAGGATCCGCGGTGGCCCAGAGCCACTCGCGCTGTGCGCCGCCCTGATCGAGGATGTAGATGAAGGGGCTGTCCGCTCCGGTGATCTCGGCCCGCACCAGGGTGGCCTTCGGGGTGTTGGCCAAGTGGATGGCGAAGTCCTGGCCGCGGTCGCCCAGTCCCTCCCGCTGGAAGTAGGTCCAATCGGCGGCGAACGAATCCCGGGGTACCTCTGCGGCGCTCCCTGCGGGAAAGGCGAGGTTCAGGCCGGCCTGCCAGAGGGTGAAGCTTCGGATCTCCTCCGTCAGGACCTGCTGTCCGTTCACTTCGCTGAGGATGGCCTTGGAGGCGTGCTTCTCGAGGTTGTGCTTGTGGTTGGAGGCGAACACGCTGCGCTCCAGGGGCTCTTCGGAGCGGTAGCGGAAGGAACCCTTTCCCTTGAAGTGGAAACCGAGGGTCCGCCCCTGGGACACCAGGGGCACCACGGTGCCGGAGGCCATGTTGAAGGTCATGCGGCCCACGGGAAGCTCCCAGTTCTTCACCGCCAGGCTTTCTCCGAGCGTGGGCTGGGCGGTGTAGAGGGACACCCGGCGGCCCAGGTCCGAGGGGATCGGGGCATCGGTGGCGATCGCGGCCGTGGACAGGCCGGCCAGGCACAGGGACAGCGCGAGGCGCAGGGAGGGCAGGATGCGCATGAATCACTCCGGATCGGGGTGGGCTGAAGGCGGGTGACTCAGCTTACCGGATTCAAGGGCGTCGCTAGGCCGCGTTCCAGGAAGCGGCCACCGGAGTCCGGGGGTGGAATGCCGCTAGAATGAACAGGGGCTTCGGCCCCCTTTTTCGTAAGGACCGGTGTCCTCCCCCATGACCGATCACCACGCCATGCCCTGGGACCGTCCCGCCCCCGAGCGGGAGGGGCTGCCTTCGGCCTGGTCGCTGTTTCCGGAGGAGCTGGCGGCGATCGGCTGTCCGGGCAGCGCCCTCGAGACCTTCCGGCGCCTGCACAGGCCCTGGACCTGGAAGGGCGGTGCGCCGGACCTGGGTTCGGGCATCCGCCGCTGGCTGGAGGGCGTGGCGGACCTGCGCCTGCCACGCCTCGCCGAGCGCCAGCCGTCGTCCGACGGATCGACCAAGCTGGCCCTGGAGCTGGCGGATGGCCGGCGCATCGAAGCCGTCCACATGCCCCGCCGGGTGCGGAACCCCCGCGTGACCTACTGCATCTCCAGCCAGGTGGGCTGCGCCATGGGCTGCACCTTCTGCGCCACGGGCAGCATGGGGATCCTGCGCAACCTGCAACCCGGCGAGATCCTGGGCCAGGTGCTGGCCTTGATGGCGGACCTGGGACCCGACCGGGGCCACGAGCTGACGCTGGTCTTCATGGGCATGGGCGAACCGCTCCACAACCTGGATCACCTGCACCGCGCCATTCGCCTCATGTGCCACCCGGCGGGCCTGGGCCTGGGGAAGAACCGCATCACCGTGAGCACCTCGGGCCTGGTGAGCGGCATCGAGAAGCTCTCCAAGCTGGAGCCCCGCCCCCTCCTGGCCCTCAGCCTCAACGCCACCACGGACGAGGCGAGAAGCCGCACCATGCCCGTGAACCGCGTGTGGAACCTGGCCCGGTTGCGGCGCGCCCTGGACGACTGGGCCCCCCGGCGCGGCGAGAAGTTCTGCTTCGAGTATGTGCTGCTGGCAGGGGAGAACGACACCGAGGCGGACGCCCAGCGCCTGGCGGACTGGCTGGGGGACCTGCGCAGAGGCCACAACCTGAACCTCATCCCCATGAACGAGCACGCCGCCAGCGCCTTCCGCGAGCCCGGCGAGGACCGCGTGCAGCAGTTCTCGGAATGGCTGAAGGCGCGCGGTTGCTTCGTCACCGTCCGCCGCAGCCGCGGCCGCGATGTGCAGGGCGCCTGTGGGCAGCTGGTGAAGGAAAGCTGAAGGCTGACGGCAGAACAGAACGACTGCAGATTGGCCACATAAGGCACAAAGAACACAAGGTGGACATGCAAGGGCTGCCCTCTGGAGTGGCCATTCCAGGTGCCCGGTGCTCTTTGAGCCCCTTGTGTTCTTTGTGGCTTCGAATCTTTTTCTCTTTGCCTCTGTCTATCTTTGCGGTGAATCATTTCTGAATGCGCATCCCGGTCCACCAGCTCCCCCATGGCCTCGGCCTCGACCTGCCTGCCGCCGCCACGGCCCATGCGGCGGGCATGGACCTGCGGGCGGCGACGCCCGCGGGCGAAACCTGGACGATCGCGCCGGGCCAGCGGCGGCTCGTGCCCACGGGGCTGGTGCTCGCCATTCCCCAGGGCTTTGAAGGGCAGGTGCGGCCCCGGTCGGGGCTGGCCCTGCGCCACGGCCTCACGGTGCTGAACGCCCCCGGCACCATCGACGCCGACTACCGCGGCGAAGTGCAGGTGCTGCTCATCAACCATGGGGAGGCGGCCTTCGACCTGCGTCGGGGCGAGCGCATCGCGCAGTT harbors:
- a CDS encoding carboxymuconolactone decarboxylase family protein, which produces MRTSKPHPDLAPKGYQGLLQVVRHVSASGLEHGLLHLLEVRASQMNGCAFCMDMHATAALEGGESERRLNLLAAWREAPLFSPRERAALAWTEALTDLGRHGADDALYTATREHFTEQEMVDLTYAIALINAWNRLGVGLQPDLPGVSA
- a CDS encoding GNAT family N-acetyltransferase, whose protein sequence is MSAALTYSLDRRPEAEAIRALYAAAPLRRPIHDPERIRRMFDGSNVVISAWDGERLVGLLRGWTDFVYDGYICDLAVHPAHQKAGVGRRLLELAQGLDEGIQWVLQAAPLARDYYARVGWQKIENGWKMDRAGWRPGPYEAYQAEHADLAAKA
- a CDS encoding DMT family transporter; amino-acid sequence: MNDLSLYLASVLIWGSTWIAITFQYGRVAPEVSVVYRFGLASLLLAAWCFLRGLKLRFTRREHGWLALQGALMFGINYVCVYLAEQRIPSGLMAVVFSLLAILNLLGARLFFGTPLAGKALGGVALGVAGVGIVCLPGAGSTFGTASLRAGLALALGGTVAASLSNLVSQRNQRHGIPVMQGNAVSMAYGATFVALYCALSGRPFTFDSSLHYLGSLAFLSVFGSILAFGAYLTLVGRIGAGRAGYAMVAIPVVALALSTAMEGLRWHWGLALGAGLCLAGNALVLPRPPQPKEAPV
- a CDS encoding M1 family metallopeptidase, translated to MRILPSLRLALSLCLAGLSTAAIATDAPIPSDLGRRVSLYTAQPTLGESLAVKNWELPVGRMTFNMASGTVVPLVSQGRTLGFHFKGKGSFRYRSEEPLERSVFASNHKHNLEKHASKAILSEVNGQQVLTEEIRSFTLWQAGLNLAFPAGSAAEVPRDSFAADWTYFQREGLGDRGQDFAIHLANTPKATLVRAEITGADSPFIYILDQGGAQREWLWATADPYRPAIYDGLRRILLSEQPIGWTWKAPLAPLLNLTAVDIDMKAGKGGADLKVTETLAAGDEGLAVLSLNLYDLVDRAYKRGIYKVSRVLDAEGRSLAFHHRNDTLLVQLDHPHPAGQPFTLTFEYGGPILLRPGGDNYWELGVEPWFPQPDMEGQAYTVHALIQTPKDDVPVAPGRTLRRIQSEAGNLLEVRIDKPVQFFSMFAGAYSLVEDTKDGLTIRVATYGNKGGSMQKRLIDIARQTIGFYEDLFEAFPFPEFDIIQVNSLGYGQAPPGMMIITNEAFDSKMDTISSFFTKGINQRFAHEIAHQYWGHLVKMPSSEEQWITESFANYASALAMRSMKNQGTSAYEGLLSRWRNQASAYAGSGTIPFANRLRWLDDPRGSFMARTSLLYEKGALILAAMHKEMGDKAFAIFMKSIIANFRWKTVTTASVEQVATMAGRKDFSPLFRDCYWGTQMPPH
- the rlmN gene encoding 23S rRNA (adenine(2503)-C(2))-methyltransferase RlmN, which produces MTDHHAMPWDRPAPEREGLPSAWSLFPEELAAIGCPGSALETFRRLHRPWTWKGGAPDLGSGIRRWLEGVADLRLPRLAERQPSSDGSTKLALELADGRRIEAVHMPRRVRNPRVTYCISSQVGCAMGCTFCATGSMGILRNLQPGEILGQVLALMADLGPDRGHELTLVFMGMGEPLHNLDHLHRAIRLMCHPAGLGLGKNRITVSTSGLVSGIEKLSKLEPRPLLALSLNATTDEARSRTMPVNRVWNLARLRRALDDWAPRRGEKFCFEYVLLAGENDTEADAQRLADWLGDLRRGHNLNLIPMNEHAASAFREPGEDRVQQFSEWLKARGCFVTVRRSRGRDVQGACGQLVKES
- the dut gene encoding dUTP diphosphatase yields the protein MRIPVHQLPHGLGLDLPAAATAHAAGMDLRAATPAGETWTIAPGQRRLVPTGLVLAIPQGFEGQVRPRSGLALRHGLTVLNAPGTIDADYRGEVQVLLINHGEAAFDLRRGERIAQFLVAPVESWAWVPEPSVEALGDTERGDGGYGSTGR